One Pararge aegeria chromosome 1, ilParAegt1.1, whole genome shotgun sequence genomic region harbors:
- the LOC120624426 gene encoding cytochrome c oxidase subunit 4 isoform 1, mitochondrial-like, which yields MCTFIKPRSTFIACLKNVRTVYGSCRTGTREIVGHGINGCANYKDDVHFPFPAVRFKEMTRDICALKEKEKGDWRMLCCEEKKALYRASFCQTFAEFQAPTGLWKLIFGYVFFITSFSFWAIMFCHHYVFEPLPTSFSKESQKAQLRRMLELRVNPIDGLSSHWDYDNDKWKD from the exons ATGTGTACTTTCATTAAACCTCGTAGCACATTCATTGCTTGCTTAAAAAACGTCAGAACAGTTTACGGTAGCTGTAGAACTGGAACTAGAGAGATCGTAGGACACGGTATAAACGGTTGCGCGAATTATAAAGACGATGTCCATTTTCCCTTTCCTGCAGTGAGGTTTAAGGAAATGACTAGAGATATTTGT gCACTCAAAGAAAAAGAGAAAGGAGATTGGCGCATGCTCTGCTGTGAAGAAAAAAAGGCACTGTATCGCGCCTCTTTTTGTCAAACTTTCGCAGAATTTCAAGCACCAACAGGCCTGTGGAAACTTATATTTggttatgtgttttttataacCTCGTTCTCCTTCTGGGCTATCATGTTCTGCCATCATTATG TATTTGAGCCGCTTCCGACTTCGTTCTCGAAGGAATCACAGAAAGCACAGTTGCGAAGAATGCTAGAACTAAGAGTTAATCCAATCGATGGCCTCTCATCCCACTGGGACTACGATAACGATAAATGGAAGGATTAA
- the LOC120629163 gene encoding uncharacterized protein LOC120629163, with translation MFFSKRHIFLSIVLNCFKLNQSLVEIPLPIEENVILTSEAIIRHTFNNLFYNLKLKNIKEHTKFKEYLIDKDERVITHISYFLKILKKLKETHSVDKGYPHINTHILKMFVENGGKYNNSKLYKFDDIDILNENEFWEPSTRRIYKGDRTKIKHFPFMASIQIFNNFHCAGSIVKSDLIITASSCLQLAWNNRLFRENPAFLSARVGSSFYSGGGEVIPVLEIYFHPDYNPKNLRNNICVLRLLRHLNFKKRSNRIKKIDFDRQPSRLPVTTPGIAILGWGAKEHSPVIGNPWKNILSFAVLDIYPLEDCQDVYSREYVTRKNFCAGFLSRGGGACNHDVGGPGIADGILMGIISFGSPVCGTPDAPTVFTKLGYYSDWVEEIMDMDVPVSKKRTTLKPIHDPLTARPLQTTKRPTTFKIPPLTGGEMNPVPISLIDNQLRIFDDNVFKDFLSTIFHSGDVSENRLVKDIKDSIELESTVNYGTKYNEDLTEKSKQAGYSEISSEDSGTKNKVVKDTLYNGKKIPISYDFDEEIEKLIENVNLGKKEEVQGIPMDVKNIPEFGDSKSVSDRIKSNNESVITLLYLSDDEKKDNIKNIVDDVYNENEGVGNGMSIPVDEFEDLTRAKGKSYQKMTILG, from the exons ATGTTTTTCTCGAAACGCCATATTTTTCTTTCAATCGtactaaattgttttaaattaaatcaaagccTTGTAGAAATTCCGCTACCGATTGAAGAAAACGTTATTTTAACATCAGAAGCCATCATCCGTCATACATTTAATAATCTTTTCTATAATCtcaaactaaaaaacattaaagaacACACGAAATTTAAGGAATATT taatagaTAAAGACGAAAGAGTAATCACTCACATATCATACTTTTTGAAAATACtcaagaaattaaaagaaacgCACAGTGTTGATAAAGGATATCCTcatataaatacacatattttaaaaatgtttgtagagaACGGAGGAAAATATAACAACtccaaattatataaatttgacgACATCGACATCCTcaatgaaaatgaattttgGG AGCCTAGTACACGACGAATCTATAAAGGCGATAGgactaaaattaaacattttccgTTCATGGCATCGATTCAAATCTTCAATAATTTCCACTGCGCTGGATCTATAGTTAAGTCTGACTTAATCATTACGGCTTCATCATGTTTGCAACT GGCGTGGAATAACCGATTATTTCGTGAAAATCCTGCTTTTCTGTCAGCTCGTGTTGGGAGCAGTTTCTACAGTGGTGGCGGCGAAGTAATTCCAgtacttgaaatatattttcatcCTGATTATAATCCAAAGAATTTGAGAAACAATATTTGTGTGCTGCGACTACTAAGGCATTTAAACTTCAAAAAGCGAagtaacagaattaagaaaattgaTTTTGATAGGCAACCGTCACGTTTACCTGTGACTACACCAGGCATTGCTATTCTTGGATGGGGAGCAAAAGAA CACAGCCCCGTTATTGGCAACCCTTGGAAAAATATATTGTCATTTGCTGTTCTTGATATCTATCCATTGGAAGACTGCCAAGATGTGTATTCAAG GGAGTACGTCACTAGGAAGAACTTTTGCGCAGGATTCCTTTCAAGGGGTGGCGGGGCTTGTAAT caTGACGTCGGTGGTCCTGGTATAGCAGACGGAATACTGATGGGTATTATAAGTTTTGGATCTCCTGTATGTGGAACTCCCGATGCTCCAACAGTATTCACTAAGCTAGGATACTACAGTGATTGGGTTGAGGAAATAATGGACATG GATGTCCCAGTTTCAAAGAAGAGAACAACTCTGAAACCAATACATGATCCATTAACAGCTCGACCATTGCAAACAACTAAAAGGCCAACCACGTTCAAAATACCACCACTTACCGGAGGAGAAATGAATCCAGTCCCAATATCATTAATAGACAACCAACTTAGAATATTTGATGATAACgtctttaaagattttttatctaCTATATTTCACAGCGGAGATGTATCTGAAAACAGACTTGTCAAAGATATTAAAGATAGCATAGAACTTGAATCTACCGTAAATTATGGGACAAAATACAATGAAGATTTAACTGAAAAATCAAAACAGGCAGGATATTCAGAAATTTCATCAGAAGACAGTGGCACAAAGAATAAAGTCGTTAAAGACACATtatataatggaaaaaaaataccaatctcCTATGATTTTGATGAAGAAATAGAAAAGTTGATTGAAAATGTAAATTTGGGAAAGAAAGAAGAAGTGCAGGGTATACCAATGGATGTTAAAAATATTCCTGAATTTGGAGACTCAAAAAGTGTCAGCGACCGGATAAAGTCTAATAATGAGAGCGTGATAACTTTATTGTATTTATcagatgatgaaaaaaaagataatattaaaaatatagtagaTGACGTATACAATGAAAATGAAGGTGTCGGTAATGGAATGAGCATACCTGTAGATGAATTTGAAGACTTAACAAGAGCAAAGGGAAAAAGTTACCAGAAAATGACTATCTTGGGCTAA
- the LOC120623573 gene encoding cytochrome c oxidase subunit 4 isoform 1, mitochondrial-like, with amino-acid sequence MANILLRRALLDAIRVPAGTRASSEMAKVGNREWVGYGFNGQPNYMDRPDYPLPAVRFRPDTPDIKILREKEKGDWRKLTVEEKKALYRASFCQTFAEFQAPTGQWKGVIGWALVIASMSLWAYMGMKLFVYSPLPESFSEENQKAQLKRMLDLQVNPVDGLSSKWDYENNRWK; translated from the exons ATGGCGAATATTCTCTTGCGTCGTGCATTGTTAGATGCAATCCGTGTGCCTGCTGGAACTAGGGCTTCTAGTGAAATGGCCAag GTTGGTAACCGTGAGTGGGTAGGCTATGGTTTCAATGGTCAGCCCAACTATATGGACAGGCCTGACTACCCCCTACCCGCTGTGAGGTTCCGCCCTGACACACCTGATATTAAG ATTCTCCGTGAAAAAGAAAAGGGTGACTGGCGCAAACTGACCGTTGAAGAGAAAAAGGCCCTTTATCGCGCGTCTTTCTGCCAGACCTTCGCTGAGTTCCAAGCCCCCACAGGACAATGGAAGGGAGTCATTGGTTGGGCCCTCGTTATTGCCTCTATGTCCCTATGGGCTTATATGGGCATGAAACTCTTTG TGTACTCTCCTCTGCCCGAGTCGTTTAGCGAGGAAAACCAGAAAGCACAACTCAAGCGTATGCTGGACCTCCAGGTCAACCCCGTGGATGGGCTATCCTCGAAATGGGACTACGAAAACAACCGCTGGAAGTAA